In a single window of the Tellurirhabdus bombi genome:
- a CDS encoding toxin-antitoxin system YwqK family antitoxin, with protein MIRIALVGLLFIITEQTLVAQTPATTTQPDALTTSARPTAIPEAKKTSILTTVEQTLGVEGTVKRTKDEVKRTKDDVKKTVNNTKEEFKKTVNSTKDQAEKAAEYAKGEAQKLDEFATETLPDLGLKLSQAKKENTEKKKKSKLLRTEYEGLPITEAYTKFGSGDKTIIEKFTVLKQFRQPSPYVREIYWYDAKEQRVRYSVIKDKEKSFILHGPYKRYQNGNLIEEGYYYVGAKDGRWERYDGNFMLSDKVRYSRGFPAESQITYYDSTHTKIKEVLPKEYGKLHGTYFAFYESGQLAAEGRYDNGTKVGRWTEYYPHRRAKKKTTQYAPSRWEDDFEPYLIGEWDEKGKVVYERPKEKVIAEEEQ; from the coding sequence ATGATTCGAATTGCTTTAGTTGGTCTCCTGTTCATTATCACTGAACAAACGCTTGTTGCCCAAACTCCGGCTACGACTACCCAGCCCGATGCGCTGACTACTTCGGCACGCCCTACGGCTATTCCCGAAGCCAAGAAAACATCAATCCTGACTACGGTTGAGCAAACGCTTGGCGTTGAAGGGACGGTTAAAAGAACCAAAGACGAGGTCAAAAGAACCAAAGACGACGTTAAAAAAACGGTTAATAATACCAAAGAGGAGTTCAAGAAGACCGTTAATTCAACTAAGGATCAGGCAGAAAAAGCAGCCGAATACGCCAAAGGGGAAGCGCAGAAACTAGACGAATTTGCAACTGAGACCCTGCCCGATTTAGGATTAAAATTAAGCCAGGCAAAGAAAGAAAACACGGAAAAAAAGAAAAAAAGCAAGCTACTCCGCACCGAATACGAAGGTTTGCCCATTACCGAAGCGTACACCAAATTTGGTAGCGGGGATAAAACCATTATCGAAAAATTTACCGTTCTGAAACAGTTTCGGCAACCGAGTCCGTATGTTCGGGAGATTTACTGGTACGATGCCAAGGAACAGCGCGTGCGCTATTCGGTCATTAAAGACAAAGAAAAATCGTTTATCCTGCACGGCCCCTACAAGCGCTACCAGAACGGCAATCTGATTGAAGAAGGTTACTATTATGTGGGCGCTAAAGATGGTCGCTGGGAGCGATACGACGGAAATTTTATGCTCTCCGATAAAGTCCGGTACTCCCGTGGTTTTCCGGCTGAATCACAAATTACCTACTACGACTCCACACATACAAAAATCAAGGAAGTGCTGCCTAAAGAATACGGAAAGCTGCACGGCACGTATTTCGCCTTTTATGAATCTGGTCAGTTAGCCGCCGAAGGCCGCTACGACAATGGCACCAAAGTAGGCCGCTGGACGGAATATTACCCCCACCGCCGGGCCAAGAAAAAAACGACACAGTACGCTCCTAGCCGCTGGGAAGACGATTTTGAACCTTACTTAATTGGAGAGTGGGACGAAAAAGGCAAAGTCGTGTACGAGCGTCCCAAGGAGAAAGTAATTGCGGAAGAAGAGCAATAA
- a CDS encoding SGNH/GDSL hydrolase family protein, with translation MTNNSPQYTFLSLGDSYTIGESVPETDRWSVQLATMLREQGVNVANPDIIARTGWTTEELQAAIKSSGNTKTYNLVSLLIGVNNQYRGQSLEKYRSEFNALLQTATQYAGGNKARVFVLSTPDWGVTPFAASQNRQKIATEIDAFNAVAREECQKAGIAYVDITPISRTASGDLSQIADDQLHFSGKMYRQWAEKALPLVKSWF, from the coding sequence ATGACGAACAATTCGCCTCAATACACGTTTCTTTCGCTGGGCGATTCGTATACCATCGGCGAGAGCGTACCGGAAACGGATCGTTGGAGTGTTCAACTGGCCACGATGCTGCGCGAACAGGGCGTTAATGTAGCGAATCCAGACATCATTGCCCGAACCGGCTGGACGACGGAAGAGCTGCAAGCTGCCATCAAGAGTTCTGGCAACACCAAAACGTACAACCTGGTCTCGCTGCTTATTGGCGTCAACAACCAATACCGGGGGCAGAGCCTGGAAAAATACCGCAGCGAATTTAATGCGTTGCTCCAAACGGCAACTCAATATGCAGGGGGCAACAAAGCGCGGGTATTTGTTCTATCGACTCCTGATTGGGGCGTAACGCCGTTTGCTGCCAGCCAGAACCGACAGAAGATTGCTACCGAAATTGATGCGTTTAATGCTGTGGCGCGGGAAGAATGCCAGAAGGCTGGTATTGCGTACGTTGATATTACGCCGATCTCCCGAACGGCGAGCGGCGATCTGTCGCAAATAGCAGACGATCAGTTGCATTTCTCCGGAAAAATGTATCGCCAGTGGGCAGAAAAAGCCTTACCGCTCGTTAAAAGCTGGTTTTAA
- the sbcD gene encoding exonuclease subunit SbcD, whose protein sequence is MKILHTADWHLGKRLYKHDLRDDHVRFLDWLAETIEQREIDVLLISGDVFDTTNPNDGSMSLYYQFLTKMLPLQRKIIITGGNHDSASKLNAPRELLRHLNIHVVGCTNGDCREEVIRLATGSTDLLVAAVPYLRDADLRQSVSGQTYEDRLEAVRMGIRNHYERISDFCHTEYKDVPVLAMGHLYVNGASISPESEREIHSVGGQAAFSSEHFPGGFNYVALGHIHVPQKIGASDTVRYSGSPLPLSFSERNNHHQLLELTVENGQVTAVETIPVPRNRTLRHVSGPLEYVREMLGSIESVDEHLPTLVEVLVEEENETLSARTHFEQLQRDYADASFLVAKSRLIFKNRLQGLESLYVADTHLQDLSYLDVFARRLDNAQTEGNDRELLLETYKQLYRLVTEQSALISHEDSANTLS, encoded by the coding sequence ATGAAGATTCTGCACACGGCCGATTGGCATCTGGGAAAACGGCTGTATAAACACGACCTGCGCGACGATCACGTTCGTTTTCTGGACTGGCTGGCGGAGACAATAGAGCAACGGGAGATCGATGTCCTGCTCATTTCCGGGGACGTATTTGACACCACAAACCCGAATGACGGCTCGATGTCGTTGTATTACCAGTTCCTGACCAAGATGCTGCCGCTCCAGCGGAAAATCATTATAACGGGAGGCAACCACGATTCGGCGAGTAAGCTGAATGCACCCCGGGAATTGCTTCGACACCTGAACATTCACGTGGTGGGCTGCACGAATGGCGACTGCCGGGAGGAAGTGATTCGGCTGGCAACTGGCTCAACGGACCTGCTGGTTGCTGCCGTGCCTTACCTTCGAGACGCCGATTTGCGTCAATCGGTTTCTGGTCAGACCTACGAAGACCGGCTGGAAGCCGTGCGCATGGGGATTCGCAACCACTACGAACGCATCAGCGATTTTTGCCATACCGAATACAAAGACGTTCCGGTATTGGCGATGGGCCACCTCTATGTCAATGGTGCTTCTATTTCTCCCGAAAGCGAACGCGAAATCCATTCGGTGGGAGGTCAGGCGGCTTTTTCATCCGAACATTTTCCGGGCGGCTTTAATTATGTTGCTTTGGGTCATATTCACGTGCCGCAAAAAATTGGCGCTTCCGATACCGTGCGTTACAGTGGTTCGCCGTTGCCGCTTAGCTTCAGTGAGCGAAATAATCACCACCAATTGCTGGAATTGACCGTAGAAAACGGCCAAGTAACGGCGGTTGAAACCATTCCCGTGCCGCGTAACCGAACGCTTCGGCACGTTTCTGGTCCGTTGGAGTATGTCCGGGAAATGTTGGGTTCAATTGAAAGCGTAGACGAGCACCTGCCTACGCTGGTCGAAGTGCTGGTGGAAGAGGAAAACGAAACCTTAAGCGCCCGAACGCATTTTGAGCAGCTACAACGCGACTATGCCGACGCCTCTTTTTTAGTGGCTAAGTCGCGACTCATTTTTAAAAATAGACTGCAAGGGCTGGAATCCTTGTACGTAGCCGATACCCATTTGCAGGATTTATCCTATTTGGATGTCTTTGCGCGTCGTCTGGACAACGCGCAGACTGAAGGCAATGACCGGGAGCTTTTACTGGAAACCTACAAACAATTATACCGCCTCGTAACGGAACAATCCGCTTTGATTTCGCATGAAGATTCGGCAAATACGCTTTCGTAA
- a CDS encoding acetyltransferase produces MENPVLIFGAGSLGVTALDIFQRNSVVVYGLLDDNKELHGKEFGDITVLGETDDDGFLKLIGQKCEAFVAVGDTRVRKRLVKMLNDRRHIQPVNAIHDKAIVSTLAAIGHGNLISANTLINAFATIGQHCILQSGVVIEAQASLGDFVHVGTGSLINSGVTVEEGAFIGTGVTIVAGVTIGKGARIGAGSVVIENVGAGTTVFGNPAQKV; encoded by the coding sequence ATGGAAAATCCTGTTTTAATATTTGGGGCTGGCAGCCTGGGTGTAACCGCTCTGGATATTTTTCAACGGAATAGCGTCGTGGTGTACGGTCTGCTCGACGACAACAAGGAATTGCACGGCAAAGAATTTGGTGACATTACGGTTTTGGGCGAAACGGATGACGATGGCTTTCTGAAGCTGATCGGTCAAAAGTGCGAAGCATTCGTTGCGGTTGGCGATACGCGGGTACGGAAGCGCCTCGTGAAAATGCTTAACGACCGGCGGCACATTCAGCCCGTTAACGCCATCCACGATAAAGCCATCGTATCGACACTGGCGGCTATTGGCCACGGTAATTTGATCAGCGCCAATACATTGATTAATGCATTCGCTACCATTGGACAACATTGCATTCTTCAATCGGGCGTCGTGATCGAAGCACAGGCGAGCCTGGGCGATTTTGTCCACGTGGGTACAGGCAGCCTGATTAATTCGGGGGTAACGGTTGAGGAAGGCGCTTTTATCGGCACTGGCGTGACCATTGTTGCCGGTGTGACCATCGGAAAAGGCGCGCGGATTGGAGCAGGCTCCGTTGTTATTGAAAACGTTGGCGCAGGAACAACCGTCTTCGGGAATCCAGCTCAAAAGGTTTAA
- a CDS encoding TraR/DksA family transcriptional regulator: MVQEEKKRYSEEELKEFEILINQKLDASRSELNYIKETLSKRNDSGTDNTSGTSKLLEDGADTSERENLSQLAARLQKFIQQLDAALVRIKNGTYGVCIDTGKLIPKERLRAVPHTQQTIEAKLKRR; the protein is encoded by the coding sequence ATGGTTCAGGAAGAAAAGAAGCGTTACTCGGAGGAAGAACTGAAAGAGTTTGAAATTTTGATTAACCAAAAGCTCGATGCCTCTCGGAGTGAGCTTAATTACATCAAGGAAACACTCAGTAAGCGTAACGATAGTGGTACCGACAATACGTCGGGAACATCGAAGCTATTAGAGGACGGGGCTGACACCAGTGAGCGTGAAAACCTGAGCCAATTAGCCGCTCGCTTGCAAAAGTTCATTCAACAACTAGATGCCGCTTTAGTACGGATTAAAAATGGAACATACGGCGTCTGTATTGATACCGGCAAATTGATCCCGAAAGAACGTCTGCGCGCCGTGCCGCATACCCAGCAGACAATCGAGGCCAAGCTAAAGCGCCGCTAA
- the fcl gene encoding GDP-L-fucose synthase: MEKHAKIYVAGHRGMVGSAIVRKLESEGFTNIVTRTSSELDLRNQALVEEFFQTEKPDYVFLAAAKVGGIVANNTYRAQFLYENLMIEANIIHSAYQNDVKKLLFLGSSCIYPKLAPQPLKEEYLLSGFLEPTNEPYAIAKIAGIKLCEAYRSQYGANFISAMPTNLYGPNDNYDLQGSHVLPALIRKFHEAKVNSVPFVEVWGTGSPRREFLHADDLAEACVFLMETYNDELFVNIGTGEDVTIRELVEMVQTVVGYQGEVHWNTDKPDGTPRKLMDVSRLHSFGWKHTTELQEGIERTYQDFLANVELYVE; the protein is encoded by the coding sequence GTGGAAAAACACGCTAAAATTTATGTAGCCGGACACCGCGGAATGGTAGGATCGGCTATTGTACGGAAACTGGAGTCGGAAGGCTTTACAAATATTGTAACCCGCACCTCCTCCGAACTAGATCTGCGGAACCAGGCGCTGGTTGAGGAGTTTTTTCAAACAGAAAAGCCAGATTATGTTTTTCTGGCAGCGGCAAAAGTAGGTGGGATCGTGGCTAACAACACCTACCGCGCTCAGTTTCTGTATGAGAATTTAATGATTGAAGCGAATATCATTCATAGTGCTTACCAGAATGACGTCAAGAAGTTGCTGTTCTTAGGGTCATCTTGTATTTATCCAAAACTGGCTCCGCAACCGCTGAAAGAAGAATACCTGCTGAGCGGTTTTCTGGAACCAACGAACGAACCGTACGCCATCGCTAAAATTGCCGGTATTAAGTTGTGCGAAGCCTACCGCAGCCAATACGGAGCAAACTTTATTTCGGCCATGCCAACGAACCTGTATGGTCCCAATGATAACTACGACCTACAAGGCTCACACGTACTGCCAGCCCTGATCCGGAAGTTTCACGAGGCGAAAGTAAACAGCGTTCCTTTTGTGGAAGTTTGGGGGACAGGCTCGCCGCGTCGGGAATTTCTGCATGCTGACGACCTGGCCGAAGCCTGCGTATTTTTGATGGAAACCTATAACGACGAGTTGTTTGTAAACATTGGTACGGGCGAAGATGTAACGATCCGCGAACTGGTTGAAATGGTACAAACGGTGGTTGGCTACCAGGGCGAAGTACACTGGAATACCGACAAACCCGACGGAACACCCCGTAAACTCATGGATGTATCCCGGCTGCACAGCTTCGGATGGAAACACACGACTGAATTACAGGAGGGGATCGAGCGGACGTACCAGGATTTTCTGGCCAATGTTGAACTATACGTAGAGTAA
- a CDS encoding SbcC/MukB-like Walker B domain-containing protein, producing the protein MKIRQIRFRNINSFYGEHEPIRFTEGLLSSTGLFVISGPTGAGKSTLLDVITLALFNRIPRISGAISLANITEEGLIVNQQAAHEPKSVAYAEVEYEVNDQTYRSKWSIAKNRNGNWNNYEMEVAHLKDEKSEGELFAIKNLRDFPAKNEELIGLTYDQFVRSIVLAQGAFDQFLKARAGERSKMLERITGTEIYRQLSQRAHEISRQFDKEVAEKQKEIDVIQVLSSEAVENLKKEQKALNDQLEQEGKEILFWESEEKILQKVAEADAQLALLNKREALLRQKQEAFGVEAERLNRHEAVADLSGELANLTGIETNRNRERENQERARKESGVLAGQITSLVTKAQTLTGQSRLSAETFVRDIDTFRETILKLTQQLKAERENAQKPFKAIKETIEAAKETWIRSLDPKDIDATTRLIAERHKTIGVELVQLEQEYPMLNPENIQRDVALLIDQENNLLLLYEALKQQQDRLGDGMTLNQKIEKQSQFIGNKTPVLAQYAEELEALDKKKKQLEEDKIRLAQEADFEELRKALRAGEPCLLCGSLEHPYAQHYINQTGKLELELQLVSSDWNAKKKQFDELKSQLLIAEADQNAFVNQRKELRDLYSKKRTEIAQQLTTLALDTSLSAEQVKDQHKLANAKRADLAVLQSLWEQDTTLRRLTDDFGLVQESMREAQRLKLEKEKLYVGDDSREVCENLVNNFTKSQSLQATQSQLLQNATDAFAEFDRQYATLTQTLLPQLERRGFASPAQARASLLDSRTLQALRDQKTVLEREANEIKSKRQDEQTKQEQAIASRQNGLPMEEVMQHLRTLRASVQKNREQVGYYKRQLDEDGENRQKLKRLSKDLQKLETEARPWRDLNRLIGSARGDEYSKFAQGLTLAQLIGLANRRLKDLTDRYLLLKPHDGQEELYVVDQYQGSKERSVSSLSGGETFTLSLALALGLSDLASQNVQIESLFIDEGFGTLDPETLDTAIVMLERLQQDSQKTIGIISHRHEIKERISVQIQVEKGLDGNSRIQVRELI; encoded by the coding sequence ATGAAGATTCGGCAAATACGCTTTCGTAACATCAATTCTTTTTACGGTGAGCACGAACCGATCCGGTTTACCGAAGGCTTATTAAGCAGCACGGGCCTGTTCGTTATTTCTGGACCGACCGGGGCCGGAAAAAGTACGCTACTCGACGTCATCACTCTAGCGCTTTTTAACCGGATTCCCCGCATTTCCGGCGCGATCTCACTGGCAAACATTACCGAAGAAGGCCTCATCGTCAACCAGCAGGCCGCCCACGAACCTAAATCGGTGGCGTATGCGGAGGTTGAATACGAAGTAAACGACCAGACATACCGATCAAAATGGTCGATTGCCAAAAATCGGAACGGCAATTGGAATAATTACGAGATGGAAGTGGCCCACCTAAAAGATGAAAAGTCTGAGGGTGAGTTATTTGCTATTAAAAATTTGCGTGATTTTCCGGCGAAAAACGAAGAGCTGATTGGCTTGACGTATGATCAGTTTGTGCGGTCAATTGTCTTGGCGCAGGGAGCATTCGACCAGTTTCTGAAAGCCAGAGCAGGTGAGCGAAGCAAAATGCTGGAGCGCATCACCGGCACGGAAATTTACCGCCAGTTAAGCCAGCGAGCGCACGAAATCAGTCGGCAATTTGATAAAGAGGTGGCTGAAAAGCAGAAGGAAATTGACGTTATTCAGGTGTTGAGTAGCGAAGCCGTTGAAAACCTGAAAAAAGAGCAAAAGGCGCTGAATGACCAACTGGAACAGGAGGGAAAGGAAATCCTGTTTTGGGAGAGTGAGGAGAAAATACTCCAGAAAGTAGCGGAAGCCGACGCACAGCTCGCTTTGCTGAACAAGCGGGAGGCTCTGTTGCGCCAGAAGCAGGAAGCTTTCGGCGTGGAAGCGGAGCGGCTCAACCGCCACGAAGCGGTGGCTGATTTATCCGGCGAATTAGCAAATCTGACCGGGATTGAAACCAACCGCAATCGCGAAAGAGAGAATCAAGAAAGAGCGCGTAAGGAATCAGGAGTACTAGCCGGCCAGATTACCAGCTTGGTTACCAAAGCCCAAACTTTGACGGGCCAATCGCGGCTTTCGGCAGAAACCTTTGTGCGCGACATCGATACCTTTCGGGAAACAATTCTGAAGCTGACGCAGCAACTTAAAGCGGAGCGGGAAAACGCCCAGAAGCCGTTCAAAGCTATCAAGGAAACGATTGAGGCCGCCAAGGAAACCTGGATTCGGTCGTTAGATCCCAAAGACATTGATGCCACAACCCGCCTGATTGCGGAGCGCCATAAAACCATTGGTGTTGAACTGGTGCAGTTGGAGCAGGAATATCCGATGCTTAATCCGGAAAATATCCAGCGCGATGTGGCTCTGTTAATTGATCAGGAGAACAACTTGTTATTGCTCTACGAGGCACTGAAGCAGCAGCAGGACCGTCTGGGAGATGGCATGACGCTCAATCAGAAAATTGAGAAACAAAGCCAGTTTATCGGAAATAAAACGCCTGTCTTAGCGCAATATGCGGAGGAATTAGAGGCACTCGACAAAAAGAAAAAGCAGCTTGAAGAGGATAAAATTCGTTTGGCGCAGGAAGCCGATTTTGAAGAGTTAAGAAAAGCACTGCGGGCGGGGGAACCGTGTCTGTTGTGTGGTTCGCTGGAACATCCGTATGCGCAGCATTACATCAATCAAACCGGGAAACTAGAGCTGGAACTTCAGTTGGTATCCTCCGACTGGAACGCCAAAAAGAAGCAGTTTGACGAGCTGAAAAGCCAGCTTCTGATCGCTGAGGCTGACCAGAATGCTTTTGTCAACCAGCGTAAGGAATTACGGGACCTGTATTCAAAAAAGAGAACGGAGATTGCCCAACAGCTAACGACCCTGGCGCTAGACACCTCTTTGTCGGCAGAGCAGGTGAAAGACCAGCACAAACTAGCCAATGCCAAACGAGCGGATTTAGCCGTACTGCAATCGTTGTGGGAACAGGATACGACCTTGCGCCGGTTAACCGATGACTTTGGCCTGGTTCAGGAGAGCATGCGGGAAGCACAGCGGTTAAAGCTGGAAAAGGAAAAATTATACGTCGGCGACGATAGCCGAGAGGTCTGTGAAAACCTGGTCAATAACTTTACAAAATCCCAATCGCTCCAGGCTACCCAAAGCCAACTGTTACAAAACGCAACCGATGCCTTTGCGGAGTTCGATAGGCAATATGCGACATTGACCCAGACCCTGCTGCCCCAATTGGAAAGACGGGGATTTGCTTCTCCGGCTCAGGCCCGGGCCAGTCTGCTGGATAGCCGAACGCTTCAGGCTTTGCGGGACCAGAAAACGGTGCTGGAACGGGAGGCAAACGAAATTAAAAGCAAGCGCCAGGATGAGCAGACAAAACAGGAACAGGCTATAGCAAGCCGCCAGAACGGGCTACCGATGGAAGAGGTCATGCAACATTTGCGCACTTTGCGGGCCAGCGTGCAGAAAAATCGCGAGCAAGTTGGCTATTACAAACGGCAACTGGACGAGGATGGTGAGAACCGACAGAAGTTGAAGCGGCTGTCCAAAGACTTACAAAAACTGGAAACCGAAGCCCGGCCCTGGCGTGATCTGAACCGGTTGATTGGCAGCGCACGCGGCGATGAATACAGTAAATTTGCTCAGGGATTGACCCTGGCGCAGTTGATTGGCCTCGCCAACCGTCGTTTGAAAGACCTAACGGATCGCTACCTGCTGCTTAAGCCCCACGATGGGCAGGAAGAACTGTACGTTGTTGATCAGTACCAGGGCAGCAAAGAACGCTCGGTATCCAGCTTGTCGGGTGGGGAGACCTTTACGCTTAGTCTGGCGTTGGCGTTAGGCTTATCCGATTTGGCGTCACAGAATGTGCAGATTGAAAGCCTCTTTATTGATGAAGGCTTCGGAACGCTCGACCCGGAAACACTCGACACAGCCATTGTAATGCTGGAACGATTGCAGCAGGATAGCCAAAAGACAATTGGAATTATTTCGCACCGCCACGAGATCAAGGAGCGGATCAGCGTGCAGATTCAGGTAGAAAAAGGGCTGGATGGGAACAGCCGGATTCAGGTAAGAGAATTGATATAA
- a CDS encoding RsmB/NOP family class I SAM-dependent RNA methyltransferase, giving the protein MIPLPSSFRERLQTQLGEAYPDFEVALNQPAPVSIRINPAKPRLNTDGLERVPWCDTGFYLPERPVFTLDPLFQAGAYYVQEASSMLLAEAVKQTVNLSKPLRVLDLCAAPGGKSTLLASLLSDKSLLVCNEVIRTRVPILRENIEKWGFPNVVISNHDPEDFSGLAGFFDLVLVDAPCSGEGLFRKDPKAVAEWSEASVQLCALRQQRILTEAMSLVSERGVLLYSTCTYNDEENVQNAAMLAEQGFQSIPLDFPAGWGITEKKSGDLTGYQCYPHKVKGEGFFLSVFRRKSSTGLLPNLPRNFKSFKPLQPKQQAALQPFLQNPTQYSFYVKPNGDLLSLPTALTADFLRLDVALRNKGMGLDLGTFKGTDFIPSHALALSSIVSPQILGVDLTKEDALRYFKKENLILQEPAKGWLLAKYEGLNLGWLKGVGNRVNNYLPKDWRIRMDIE; this is encoded by the coding sequence ATGATACCACTCCCTTCGTCATTCCGCGAACGCCTGCAAACCCAATTAGGTGAGGCTTATCCGGACTTTGAAGTGGCTCTTAACCAGCCTGCCCCGGTCAGTATTCGGATTAATCCGGCCAAACCCAGGCTTAATACGGATGGACTGGAACGCGTACCGTGGTGTGATACGGGCTTTTACTTACCCGAAAGGCCCGTTTTTACCCTTGATCCGTTGTTCCAGGCAGGCGCGTATTATGTGCAGGAGGCATCATCCATGTTGCTTGCTGAAGCGGTGAAGCAAACAGTTAATTTGAGTAAGCCGCTCCGTGTTTTGGATTTGTGCGCCGCGCCAGGTGGAAAAAGCACCTTGCTGGCTTCCTTGCTTTCAGACAAAAGTCTGCTGGTTTGCAACGAGGTGATTCGCACCCGCGTGCCCATTCTGCGGGAAAATATAGAAAAGTGGGGGTTTCCAAACGTGGTAATCAGCAATCACGATCCCGAAGATTTCAGCGGATTGGCAGGCTTTTTCGACCTCGTGCTGGTCGATGCGCCCTGCTCAGGCGAAGGTTTGTTTCGGAAAGATCCCAAAGCAGTGGCCGAATGGTCGGAAGCCAGTGTCCAGCTCTGCGCCCTGCGGCAACAACGCATTCTAACCGAAGCCATGTCGCTAGTCAGCGAACGCGGTGTGCTTCTCTACAGCACTTGTACTTATAACGACGAGGAAAACGTACAAAATGCAGCGATGCTGGCCGAGCAGGGTTTTCAAAGTATCCCGCTGGACTTTCCTGCTGGCTGGGGAATCACCGAAAAAAAATCAGGTGATTTAACGGGTTACCAATGTTATCCGCATAAAGTCAAAGGCGAAGGCTTTTTTCTGAGCGTATTTCGTCGCAAAAGCTCGACCGGATTACTCCCTAATTTACCCCGCAATTTTAAATCGTTTAAGCCTTTGCAGCCTAAACAGCAGGCCGCCTTACAGCCTTTTTTGCAGAATCCAACCCAATACTCTTTTTACGTAAAGCCCAACGGTGACTTGCTGTCGCTTCCGACCGCGTTGACAGCCGACTTTCTGAGACTGGATGTTGCCTTACGCAACAAAGGAATGGGCCTGGATTTAGGTACGTTCAAAGGCACTGACTTTATTCCATCGCACGCGCTGGCTTTGAGTTCGATTGTTTCCCCACAAATCCTAGGTGTTGACTTGACCAAAGAAGATGCGCTGCGGTATTTCAAAAAGGAAAATCTGATTTTGCAGGAACCAGCAAAAGGGTGGTTGCTAGCCAAATACGAGGGCCTCAATCTTGGCTGGTTAAAAGGCGTTGGTAACCGCGTCAATAATTACCTGCCCAAAGACTGGCGCATCCGAATGGACATCGAATAA
- a CDS encoding enoyl-ACP reductase FabI — protein sequence MAYGLLKGKRGIITGALDEKSIAWKVALKAKEEGATFTLSNAPIAMRMGAIKSLAEQCEAEIIPADATSVEDIENLYTKSVDVLGGKIDFVLHSIGMSPNVRKGKAYGDLNYEWYQKSIDISALSFHRLMQVGEKMDVINDWGSFVALTYTAAQRAFAFYSDMADAKAALESIARSYGYRFGKLKNVRVNTVSQSPTVTTAGSGIGGFNDFYSFADKMSPLGNASAEDCANYVVTLFSDLTRMVTMQNLFHDGGFSMTGVSQDVMDMIQASQQQQQQ from the coding sequence ATGGCTTACGGATTATTGAAAGGAAAGCGCGGTATCATTACCGGTGCGCTGGATGAGAAATCAATCGCCTGGAAAGTGGCGCTGAAGGCAAAAGAAGAAGGGGCTACGTTTACGTTATCGAACGCACCCATTGCCATGCGGATGGGCGCCATCAAAAGCCTAGCCGAGCAGTGCGAAGCTGAAATCATACCCGCCGATGCAACTTCAGTAGAAGATATTGAAAATCTTTATACCAAATCCGTGGATGTGCTGGGCGGCAAAATCGACTTTGTTCTCCACTCCATTGGAATGAGCCCGAATGTCCGGAAAGGTAAGGCTTACGGTGACCTGAATTACGAGTGGTACCAAAAGAGCATCGATATTTCGGCGCTGTCTTTCCACCGCCTGATGCAGGTTGGCGAGAAAATGGATGTCATCAATGACTGGGGCTCGTTTGTCGCCTTGACGTATACCGCCGCTCAACGCGCATTTGCATTCTATTCGGATATGGCTGACGCAAAAGCCGCTCTGGAATCCATTGCTCGTAGCTATGGCTACCGGTTTGGCAAGCTCAAAAACGTTCGGGTTAACACGGTTTCCCAATCGCCAACGGTAACAACGGCGGGATCGGGCATTGGTGGCTTTAACGATTTCTACAGCTTTGCGGATAAAATGTCGCCACTGGGCAACGCCTCGGCGGAAGATTGCGCGAACTACGTCGTGACGCTGTTCTCCGACCTGACCCGGATGGTGACCATGCAAAACCTCTTCCACGACGGCGGTTTCTCTATGACTGGCGTCTCCCAAGACGTAATGGACATGATTCAGGCTAGCCAGCAGCAACAGCAGCAATAA